Part of the Halalkalibacter krulwichiae genome is shown below.
CACAAAGTCAGCAAGTGTTTAACCAACAATTTGTCGGAGGCCCGCAAGTAGCAGGAGCAATGTCGCCAGGACCGGGAATGGGGCCAGGAATGGGACCAGGATTCGGCCCGCAAGTAGCAGGAGCAATGTCACCAGGACCAGGAATGGGACCAGGATATGGTCCACAGGTAGCAGGGGCAATGTCGCCATACGGCAAAAAGTGTGGCCGCTAAAAGCTTAAGATGGAAAGAAAGAAGCGAACGTAGTTCTTGTTTGCTTCTTTTTCCTTTATGACAGATCAAGGAGCGTATTCTAATGAAATCAATTGTTGTTTCAGGCTATAAAAGTCATGA
Proteins encoded:
- a CDS encoding spore coat protein; the protein is MFCKPRPNVCKLPTTTQVMPAQVAPTQQQIVDKTCEYIVPHVFPSHTHYNTNHVYKHVASFPHTTSQSQQVFNQQFVGGPQVAGAMSPGPGMGPGMGPGFGPQVAGAMSPGPGMGPGYGPQVAGAMSPYGKKCGR